One window of the Zea mays cultivar B73 chromosome 3, Zm-B73-REFERENCE-NAM-5.0, whole genome shotgun sequence genome contains the following:
- the LOC100192072 gene encoding Fasciclin-like arabinogalactan protein 11-like precursor, which produces MARRIAVAAAFLALAVVAPAALAQAPGPAATPSGPPNVTAILEKGGQFTMFMRLMKETQQDTQLNSQLNSSYASSGGGYTVFAPTDNAFNNLKPGTLNSLTQQQQVALVQGHVLPQFYSMDSFQTASNPVRTQASGRDGPYTLNITATANNQVNVSSGVAEVTINNALSAVKPLAVYSVDKVLLPLELFGAKAPAAAPAASQGKPKKGGSSDAPSGSAGSDDAAPTGAAGARVVGWSFAGLAAVLGCLL; this is translated from the coding sequence ATGGCGAGGCGCATCGCCGTGGCGGCAGCGTTCCTGGCGCTGGCCGTGGTGGCTCCCGCCGCGCTGGCGCAGGCTCCCGGGCCCGCGGCGACGCCTAGCGGGCCGCCGAACGTGACGGCGATCCTGGAGAAGGGCGGGCAGTTCACCATGTTCATGCGGCTGATGAAGGAGACGCAGCAGGACACGCAGCTGAACAGCCAGCTGAACAGCTCGTACGCCAGCAGCGGCGGCGGGTACACGGTGTTCGCGCCCACCGACAACGCCTTCAACAACCTCAAGCCCGGCACGCTCAACTCGCTGACGCAGCAGCAGCAGGTGGCGCTGGTGCAGGGCCACGTCCTGCCCCAGTTCTACAGCATGGACTCCTTCCAGACCGCCAGCAACCCCGTCCGCACCCAGGCCTCCGGCCGCGACGGGCCCTACACGCTCAACATCACCGCCACCGCCAACAACCAGGTCAACGTCTCCTCGGGCGTCGCCGAGGTCACCATCAACAACGCGCTCAGCGCCGTCAAGCCCCTCGCCGTCTACTCCGTCGACAAGGTGCTCCTGCCCCTGGAGCTGTTCGGGGCCAAGGcgcccgccgccgcgcccgccgCGTCCCAGGGGAAGCCCAAGAAGGGCGGGTCCTCGGACGCTCCCTCCGGGTCGGCCGGTTCCGACGACGCCGCGCCCACGGGCGCCGCCGGCGCCAGGGTCGTCGGCTGGAGCTTCGCCGGCCTCGCCGCCGTCCTTGGCTGTCTGTTGTGA